Proteins encoded by one window of Vitis vinifera cultivar Pinot Noir 40024 chromosome 10, ASM3070453v1:
- the LOC104880451 gene encoding uncharacterized protein LOC104880451, which yields MATKKTTSSSRASEVRGKAIDKLDAKEFRERFCIPDNVAVELLNGRVLVPFEKAEERTMIFSKEQFNAGLRFPLPPLFKEFLHFTQIPPVFIHPNIVRVLMGCSIINMLFNLDITLLEVFFVYSLRKVKNDIFSMSAHLPSLQLVTELPDSTKGGATGHVVVRGAWAGLLEHPARPFSPNYSLVVPGPELRGHLVDWVEKASFGCLSKLFEIDVKERQCNTLLTARNLAAVVRESREYVINILPRKMPKEVVPGEHYTVKDFPIYEALKEADSKKRRLLLEGREKKKNEGTLRKAPGQKGDADSSPKKDPVKRRKLVKKHGKDTKEPTPPLEFAPPPIIHEAEVMIEEPVNAAPHSISSGSGHLAGLNHSSTSLTAVARLANMAEEAASVNHPDSRNLDADAAEAVCATPTEEVGVENQSQPSDDPDRLALVLVTGPPSKKARSVRNLRSGLHGRLQERQQEIEVSCSSAHDTHPEGGEVEMVTKISAVPVVVSDEFARGVSHPAVDADAAPGDVHPAVDVEVPNPEQECSSLASSGGDPVNDASCTSASPFSYAELEEKLKQIPPGLPLAKPSAQMFEMVETLVSGLRGMATQYDLFTDLLRTADYMKAFATRRKDAEDQLRLRLAEAEASLSTARGENEALRADLADAKVREESMDARLLEAANEMADLRGEVRQLRTEVSIEKKQREDLQLRLIAQKEELEREFAVEREEIEAEYQKQVDDTFIFGYRCCMKKNGIKRDTPSIPPGDEKKLHEKLAP from the exons ATGGCTACAAAAAAGACTACTTCATCCTCCCGGGCTAGCGAAGTTCGTGGAAAAGCGATAGATAAGTTGGATGCGAAGGAATTCCGGGAACGGTTCTGTATCCCGGATAACGTGGCTGTGGAACTGCTGAATGGGAGGGTTCTTGTGCCTTTTGAGAAAGCAGAAGAAAGAACCATGATCTTCTcgaaggaacaattcaacgcggggctccggttccctctgccgcCGTTGTTCAAGGAGTTTCTCCACTTCACCCAGATTCCACCcgtcttcattcatcccaacatTGTCCGTGTGCTGATGGGGTGCAGTATCATAAACATGCTGTTCAACCTCGATATCACGCTGCTGGAGGTGTTTTTTGTGTATTCCTTGAGAAAGGTAAAAAATGACATTTTCAGCATGTCTGCACACTTGCCCTCCCTCCAACTGGTGACGGAgctgccagattcgacaaagggaggggcgacGGGACACGTGGTGGTCCGGGGTGCATGGGCGGGGCTTTTGGAGCATCCGGCGAGGCCTTTCTCTCCAAACTACTCCTTGGTAGTTCCGG GGCcggaattgaggggccaccttgtggacTGGGTAGAAAAGGCGTCTTTTGGCTGTCTCAGTAAATTGTTTGAGATAGACGTCAAGGAGAGGCAATGCAATACGCTGCTGACCGCGCGGAACCTGGCGGCGGTCGTCCGGGAGTCCCGAGAATATGTTATCAACATTCTCCCCAGGAAGATGCCAAAGGAGGTTGttcctggggagcattatactgtgaaggaTTTCCCAATCTATGAGGCGTTAAAAGAAGCTGACTCTAAAAAACGCCGGCTTCTCCTGGAGGGccgggagaagaagaagaacgaaGGGACCCTTCGGAAGGCTCCCGGGCAGAAAGGTGACGCCGACTCTTCCCCAAAGAAAGATCCAGTGAAGAGGAGGAAGCTGGTGAAAAAACATGGGAAGGACACGAAGGAGCCCACTCCTCCCTTGGAATTTGCTCCTCCGCCCATTATCCACGAGGCGGaggtaatgatagaggagccagtgaaTGCTGCTCCTCATTCCATCTCAAGCGGGTCCGGACATCTTGCGGGGCTGAACCACTCAAGCACTTCCTTGACAGCGGTTGCGCGCCTAGCGAAtatggctgaggaagctgcgtcTGTCAACCATCCGGACTCCCGCAACTTGGATGCTGATGCAGCTGAGGCTGTTTGTGCGACCCCCACAGAGGAAGTGGGAGTAGAAAACCAGAGTCAGCCCTCCGACGATCCGGACCGGCTGGCTCTTGTTCTGGTGACGGGACCACCCTCAAAGAAGGCTCGCTCGGTGCGCAATCTGAGGTCCGGACTCCATGGGCGActtcaagagcggcagcaagagattgaagttagtTGCTCATCTGCCCACGATACTCATCCGGAGGGGGGTGAAGTGGAGATGGTAACTAAGATATCAGCCGTCCCTGTGGTAGTCTCGGATGAGTTTGCACGCGGGGTGTCCCATCCGGCCGTAGATGCTGATGCTGCACCCGGGGATGTTCATCCGGCCGTAGATGTTGAGGTCCCGAATCCGGAACAGGAGTGCTCTTCTCTTGCCTCATCAGGGGGGGATCCTGTTAATGATGCATCTTGTACCTCTGCTAGCCCTTTTAGCTATGCGGAGTTGGAAGAGAAGCTAAAACAGATTCCACCCGGATTGCCTCTTGCCAAGCCCTCAGCCCAAATGTTTGAGATGGTGGAAACG CTGGTGAGTGGTCTCCGTGGCATGGCCACTCAATACGATCTTTTCACTGACCTGCTGCGGACTGCTGATTATATGAAGGCCTTCGCCACTCGGCGCAAAGATGCTGAAGATCAGTTGCGCCTGAGACTGGCGGAGGCTGAAGCCAGCTTATCCACCGCTCGGGGGGAGAATGAGGCTCTCCGGGCAGACTTGGCTGATGCAAAGGTCCGGGAGGAATCAATGGATGCCCGTCTGCTTGAGGCAGCGAATGAGATGGCCGATCTAAGgggggaggtgaggcaactccggacagaagtttctattgaaaagaaacaaagggAAGATTTGCAGCTGCGCTTGATTGCACAAAAGGAGGAGCtagaacgggagtttgctgtaGAAAGGGAGGAAATTGAAGCAGAATACcaaaaacaagtggatgatacattCATCTTTGGGTACCGCTGCTGTATGAAGAAGAATGGCATTAAGCGAGATActccttcaattcctccgggtgatGAAAAGAAGCTCCACGAGAAGCTCGCTCCCTGA
- the LOC100264009 gene encoding homeobox-leucine zipper protein MERISTEM L1 — protein sequence MFQPNMFDSHHHLLDMPHKTPESEMGKIRDEEFESKSGTENMDAPSGDDQDPNQRPKKKRYHRHTQHQIQEMEAFFKECPHPDDKQRKELSRELGLEPLQVKFWFQNKRTQMKAQHERHENSNLRAENEKLRAENIRYKEALSNATCPHCGGPASIGEMSFDEQHLRIENARLRDEIDRISGIAAKYVGKPMVSYPHLSTHTSSRSLDLGVGNFGAQSGIVGDMYGGGDLLRSVSLPTEADKPMIVELAVAAMEELIRMAQAGEPLWIPTSDNSTEILSEDEYLRTFPRGIGPKPLGLKSEASRETAVVIMNHISLVEILMDVNQWSSVFSGIVSRAMTLEVLSTGVAGNYNGALQVMTAEFQVPSPLVPTRENYFVRYCKHHPDGTWAVVDVSLDNLRSGPITRNRRRPSGCLIQELPNGYSKVIWVEHVEVDDRAVHNIYRPLVNSGLAFGAKRWVATLDRQCERLASAMASNIPAGDVGVITSPEGRKSMLKLAERMVMSFCAGVGASTTHTWTTLSGSGADDVRVMTRKSMDDPGRPPGIVLSAATSFWIPVPPKRVFDFLRAENSRSEWDILSNGGLVQEMAHIANGRDPGNCVSLLRVNSANSSQSNMLILQESCTDPTGSYVIYAPVDIVAMNVVLSGGDPDYVALLPSGFAILPDGAVLHGGGILDVGSGGSLLTVAFQILVDSAPTAKLSLGSVATVNSLIKCTVERIKAAVSCENT from the exons ATGTTTCAACCAAATATGTTCGACAGTCACCATCATCTACTAGATATGCCCCACAAAACCCCCGAAAGTGAAATGGGGAAAATACGAGACGAAGAATTCGAGAGCAAATCAGGAACAGAAAACATGGACGCCCCTTCTGGCGATGATCAAGATCCCAACCAGCGCCCCAAAAAGAAGCGGTACCATCGCCACACTCAGCATCAAATCCAGGAAATGGAAGC TTTCTTCAAGGAGTGCCCTCATCCAGATGATAAGCAAAGAAAGGAGTTGAGCCGTGAATTAGGGTTGGAGCCTTTACAAGTCAAATTTTGGTTCCAAAACAAGCGCACTCAAATGAAG GCCCAACATGAACGCCATGAGAACTCAAATCTGAGGGCTGAGAACGAAAAGCTCCGAGCTGAGAACATAAGGTACAAAGAAGCCCTCAGCAACGCGACATGTCCTCACTGCGGAGGCCCAGCTTCTATTGGCGAGATGTCATTTGATGAGCAGCATTTGAGGATCGAAAATGCTCGGCTCAGGGATGAG ATTGATAGGATTTCTGGGATTGCAGCCAAGTATGTTGGGAAGCCCATGGTTTCATATCCTCATCTTTCTACCCACACATCATCCCGGTCCCTCGATCTTGGGGTTGGGAATTTTGGGGCGCAATCAGGCATAGTAGGGGACATGTACGGAGGTGGTGATCTCCTTAGATCAGTCTCGCTGCCTACTGAGGCAGATAAACCGATGATTGTTGAGCTTGCTGTTGCAGCAATGGAAGAACTAATCCGAATGGCCCAGGCTGGGGAACCCTTATGGATTCCCACCTCTGACAACTCTACTGAGATTCTAAGTGAAGATGAATACCTGAGGACTTTCCCCAGGGGAATTGGGCCAAAACCCTTGGGGTTAAAATCTGAAGCTTCCAGGGAAACTGCAGTGGTAATAATGAACCATATCAGCCTTGTTGAGATTCTCATGGATGTG AATCAATGGTCAAGTGTGTTTTCCGGTATTGTTTCAAGAGCAATGACCCTAGAAGTCCTCTCAACGGGAGTCGCAGGGAACTACAATGGAGCCTTGCAAGTG ATGACGGCTGAATTCCAAGTCCCTTCACCGCTGGTTCCAACTAGAGAAAACTATTTTGTTAGGTACTGCAAGCATCATCCCGATGGGACTTGGGCAGTTGTTGATGTTTCATTGGATAACTTACGCTCTGGTCCAATAACAAGAAATCGAAGAAGACCATCTGGTTGTTTGATCCAAGAGTTACCCAATGGTTACTCCAAG GTCATATGGGTCGAACATGTAGAGGTGGATGATAGAGCTGTTCACAATATATACAGACCTCTAGTAAACTCAGGTCTTGCATTTGGAGCAAAGCGCTGGGTGGCTACCCTAGATCGCCAATGCGAACGTCTAGCAAGTGCCATGGCCAGCAACATTCCTGCAGGAGATGTTGGTG TGATAACAAGCCCAGAGGGAAGGAAAAGCATGTTGAAGCTGGCTGAGAGAATGGTGATGAGTTTTTGTGCCGGTGTTGGGGCTTCTACTACACACACATGGACAACACTATCAGGCAGCGGGGCTGATGATGTAAGGGTCATGACCAGAAAGAGTATGGATGATCCTGGCAGGCCTCCTGGTATTGTACTAAGTGCTGCGACTTCCTTCTGGATTCCAGTTCCACCGAAACGAGTATTTGATTTTCTTCGTGCTGAGAACTCCCGAAGTGAG TGGGACATCCTTTCAAATGGAGGACTAGTTCAAGAGATGGCACACATAGCTAATGGCCGGGATCCAGGCAACTGTGTCTCTCTACTTCGAGTGAAT AGTGCAAATTCGAGCCAGAGCAACATGCTGATACTACAAGAGAGCTGCACTGATCCTACCGGCTCTTACGTGATCTACGCTCCAGTTGACATCGTTGCCATGAATGTGGTCTTAAGCGGTGGGGACCCAGATTATGTTGCCCTCTTGCCATCTGGTTTCGCAATACTTCCTGATGGAGCAGTCCTTCATGGAGGAGGAATTCTTGATGTTGGGTCTGGTGGCTCTCTATTGACGGTTGCATTTCAGATCTTAGTTGATTCAGCACCAACTGCAAAACTCTCTCTTGGATCAGTGGCAACTGTTAATAGCCTTATCAAGTGCACAGTTGAAAGGATCAAGGCAGCAGTATCATGTGAGAACACATGA